One Solanum lycopersicum chromosome 2, SLM_r2.1 genomic region harbors:
- the Rcr3 gene encoding cysteine protease precursor, producing the protein MAMKVDLMNILITLFFVISMFNTQTRGRSQPKLSVSERHELWMSRHGRVYKDEVEKGERFMIFKENMKFIESVNKAGNLSYKLGMNEFADITSQEFLAKFTGLNIPNSYLSPSPMSSTEFKKINDLSDDYMPSNLDWRESGAVTQVKHQGRCGCCWAFSAVGSLEGAYKIATGNLMEFSEQELLDCTTNNYGCNGGFMTNAFDFIIENGGISRESDYEYLGQQYTCRSQEKTAAVQISSYQVVPEGETSLLQAVTKQPVSIGIAASQDLQFYAGGTYDGNCADRINHAVTAIGYGTDEEGQKYWLLKNSWGTSWGENGYMKIIRDSGDPSGLCDIAKMSSYPNIA; encoded by the exons ATGGCTATGAAAGttgatttgatgaatattttaattacacTATTCTTTGTAATTAGCATGTTCAACACTCAAACAAGAGGTCGCAGCCAGCCAAAACTGTCCGTGTCTGAGAGACACGAGCTGTGGATGTCACGTCATGGACGCGTTTACAAGGACGAAGTAGAAAAAGGAGAACGATtcatgattttcaaagaaaacatgAAATTCATTGAGTCGGTCAATAAGGCAGGGAATCTGTCTTACAAGTTAGGGATGAATGAATTTGCAGATATTACTTCACAAGAGTTTTTGGCTAAATTTACTGGATTAAACATACCTAATTCATATCTTTCACCTTCTCCAATGTCATCAacggaatttaaaaaaattaatgatctTAGCGATGATTACATGCCGTCTAACTTGGACTGGAGAGAGTCTGGGGCTGTCACTCAAGTGAAACATCAAGGTCGATGTG gATGTTGCTGGGCGTTTTCTGCAGTTGGATCACTAGAAGGAGCCTACAAAATTGCAACAGGCAACTTGATGGAATTCTCTGAACAGGAACTTCTCGATTGCACCACCAACAATTATGGCTGCAACGGAGGTTTTATGACGAATGCATTCGATTTTATCATAGAAAATGGTGGAATTTCAAGGGAATCAGATTATGAATACCTAGGTCAACAGTACACATGCAGAAGCCAAGAGAAAACAGCAGCAGTGCAAATAAGTAGTTATCAAGTCGTGCCTGAAGGTGAAACATCACTATTACAAGCCGTAACTAAACAGCCAGTGTCCATTGGAATAGCTGCTAGCCAAGATTTACAGTTTTACGCGGGAGGAACTTATGACGGAAACTGTGCCGATCGAATTAACCATGCTGTAACAGCGATAGGATATGGAACTGATGAGGAAGGTCAGAAATATTGGTTGTTGAAGAATTCATGGGGAACAAGTTGGGGTGAGAATGGgtatatgaaaattataagaGATTCTGGGGATCCTTCAGGTCTTTGTGATATCGCAAAGATGTCTTCTTATCCAAACATAGCGTAG